In a single window of the Debaryomyces hansenii CBS767 chromosome A complete sequence genome:
- a CDS encoding DEHA2A04950p (no similarity), with amino-acid sequence MRTRRSFATLRKATSNVSLVGDSASVGTNYSAAKLWRFHRHFASRSNGTEISPVRRTYRKRDRFKAVFTGWGTRYSVYQNDVASSIFDVEPDQIDVHEDTEHGNSDDSLFSVMQQARSNTFFNRIKSGRNSYSQNEIGSESLRPDSVLKMAGSKRLSSRYIKERILHRLARKPPTANGSSETMFEIPPELTKTIASCVLDNRSFVSTEDSLSGNLDLKVNLSSLDYKTQSTPRKETPPDGSLEFTPRYHHEFHIEPPPKNLPKHLHAKWERSQMFKNTARTYDHEKWKSKQSLVNQENNTDDEKPNTDLSITTKSTTKDCDNVSSNLFENVTKLFTPNNSSKVSSCTPSSSKSVFDTTKLFLPATPKIGNLSTVFSLKNRKLSHNSLSSRFTSVASSFQSTSTISSSATACKVSTITNKNFNYPENYSLYSQDTFCYKKTNKYVNNIEDRPQDETFSEFSF; translated from the coding sequence ATGAGGACCAGAAGATCTTTTGCGACGTTAAGGAAAGCTACTTCGAACGTCTCGTTGGTGGGTGATAGTGCTTCGGTTGGAACGAATTATTCAGCTGCGAAATTATGGAGGTTCCATAGACACTTCGCAAGCAGGAGTAATGGAACTGAAATATCACCAGTAAGGCGAACGTACAGGAAGCGGGACAGGTTTAAGGCTGTGTTTACTGGATGGGGTACGAGGTACCTGGTGTACCAAAATGATGTAGCATCGTCTATTTTTGATGTTGAGCCGGATCAAATCGACGTACATGAAGATACGGAACATGGAAATAGTGATGACTCGCTCTTCAGTGTAATGCAGCAAGCAAGATCGAATACCTTTTTCAATAGGATCAAGTCCGGTAGAAACTCTTATTCACAGAATGAAATCGGTAGCGAGTCACTCAGACCAGATAGCGTATTGAAAATGGCAGGGTCCAAAAGACTATCGTCGAGATACATAAAGGAACGCATTCTTCATCGACTTGCTAGAAAGCCCCCCACTGCTAATGGTTCCTCAGAGACCATGTTTGAGATTCCACCAGAACTCACCAAAACAATTGCATCTTGTGTTTTGGACAACAGGTCGTTTGTATCCACCGAAGACTCTCTATCAGGAAACTTGGACCTCAAGGTCAATTTATCACTGCTTGATTACAAAACCCAGTCTACACCTAGAAAAGAAACTCCACCCGACGGAAGCCTAGAATTTACTCCCAGATACCATCATGAATTTCACATCGAACCACCTCCCAAAAATTTGCCCAAACATTTACATGCAAAATGGGAACGCAGCCAAATGTTCAAGAACACCGCCAGAACCTACGACCACGAAAAGTGGAAGTCTAAGCAGCTGCTAGTGAACCAGGAGAATAATACGGACGATGAAAAACCCAACACAGACCTTTCAATCACAACAAAATCAACTACAAAAGATTGCGACAATGTATCATCCAATCTATTTGAAAACGTTACCAAACTTTTCACCCCCAACAACAGCTCCAAGGTTTCAAGCTGTACCCCAAGTAGTTCTAAAAGCGTTTTTGATACCACTAAGTTGTTCCTACCTGCAACCCCAAAAATAGGAAATCTTTCTACTGTGTTCTCTCTTAAGAATAGGAAATTATCCCATAACTCTTTATCCAGTAGATTCACTTCGGTGGCCTCATCATTTCAATCTACATCTACAATATCGTCTTCAGCAACGGCATGCAAAGTTTCGACAATTACTAATAAAAACTTCAATTACCCCGAAAATTATTCTCTTTATTCACAAGATACGTTTTGCTACAAAAAGACTAACAAATACGTCAATAACATAGAGGATAGGCCTCAAGATGAGACCTTCTCTGAGTTCAGCTTCTAG
- a CDS encoding DEHA2A04972p (similar to uniprot|Q02793 Saccharomyces cerevisiae YGL213C SKI8 essential for protection against viral cytopathology) encodes MGKQYISTASASDAHKSDILGLSVTDRYTITVSSDGYANFWDNKKYELQEPNEIVVKQFVNKMGVHHVVAYESILPASHVKIVLIAFASFDGSISFKYFINDELSSLTDAEIPFGANSANWSPCFYKDPESKQDYFIVTQANGSALVYYLNIESSKDSADIGIKLEKFGDLNNANSSLFPNSVAVSPGVDKKVAVGYTNGDVLLYDLTTLKPIYTFRSTDLQVSNKSTSASSIPRVLAFSPGGSLLAVARDNQSAGSITLYDVKYGENVGSLTTPSHSSKTTIGGFAHDGWIMGLSFDESGEILASCAFDNCVRIWNIETREREATINISPSDLEGTNDNELDNSIASGVQFIKKGIRAGANGDSNEGLCVVSFDRAVRWYREAGGI; translated from the coding sequence ATGGGAAAGCAATATATATCTACTGCAAGTGCATCGGATGCACACAAACTGGACATACTTGGATTGTCCGTGACTGATAGATATACAATCACTGTGTCGAGTGATGGATATGCTAATTTCTGggataataagaaatatgaattaCAAGAACCTAATGAGATTGTTGTTAAGCAGtttgtaaataaaatggGAGTACATCATGTGGTAGCATATGAAAGTATTTTGCCAGCATCTCATGTGAAGATTGTGCTTATAGCATTTGCAAGCTTTGACGGATCGATTAGCTTCAAATACTTCATAAATGACGAGTTATCGAGCTTGACGGACGCTGAGATACCTTTTGGGGCGAACAGCGCAAATTGGAGTCCTTGCTTCTACAAAGACCCTGAGTCAAAGcaagattattttattgtGACTCAGGCGAACGGATCAGCATTAgtgtattatttgaatatcgAATCGAGCAAAGATAGCGCAGATATAGGGATTAAGCTTGAGAAATTCGGAGACCTTAATAATGCCAATTCGTCGTTATTTCCAAATTCGGTGGCCGTTTCTCCCGGTGTCGATAAAAAGGTTGCAGTTGGTTATACCAATGGTGATGTGTTATTGTATGACTTAACCACATTAAAGCCAATTTATACGTTCCGGTCTACGGATTTACAAGtatctaataaatctaCATCCGCTAGTTCGATTCCAAGGGTTCTTGCGTTTTCACCAGGTGGATCATTATTAGCAGTTGCCCGTGATAACCAGTCCGCTGGTTCCATCACCTTGTATGACGTGAAATACGGGGAAAACGTAGGATCGTTGACTACTCCTTCCCATTCATCGAAAACAACCATCGGTGGATTTGCGCACGATGGATGGATTATGGGATTGAGTTTTGACGAAAGTGGTGAAATACTAGCCAGTTGTGCGTTCGATAACTGTGTAAGGATTTGGAATATTGAAACGAGAGAAAGGGAAGcaactattaatatatcCCCTAGTGACTTGGAAGGCACTAATGACAATGAATTAGATAATAGTATTGCCAGTGGGgttcaatttattaaaaaaggGATTAGAGCAGGTGCTAATGGCGATAGTAACGAGGGTTTATGTGTCGTTAGTTTTGATAGAGCAGTGAGATGGTATAGAGAAGCAGGAGGAATTTAG
- a CDS encoding DEHA2A04994p (similar to uniprot|Q5WJ75 Bacillus clausii ABC1041 2- deoxy-D-gluconate 3-dehydrogenase) produces MLSLFSLEGQVALITGGTNGIGLGMAKGLADANIDQIILTYRSEKPLENTIKVLQEVNPKVKISSIEADFGTGNEDDLVAKIATEAFKKSVSGKIDILINNAGINNRFPFDEFPQDKFDEVLRVNLNIPVKLTKAIGCKMLETKTKGKIVFTASLCSFQGGVDSTAYAITKGGIKQFTAALSNDWSSKGIRVNSIAPGYISTNLTEQIDPKRRETLISRIPIGRWGNMDDFQGPAVFLCSEASRYVTGETLVVDGGWLGY; encoded by the coding sequence atgttatcattattttcattagaaGGACAAGTTGCGTTGATAACCGGTGGTACTAATGGTATCGGCTTGGGGATGGCCAAGGGTTTAGCGGATGCAAATATTGATCAGATTATCTTAACATACAGATCCGAGAAACCATTAGAGAATACAATTAAAGTTTTACAGGAAGTTAATCCAAAAGTCAAAATCAGCTCAATTGAAGCTGATTTTGGAACGggtaatgaagatgacTTGGTAGCAAAGATTGCAACTGAAGCGTTTAAAAAGTCAGTAAGTGGAAAGATCgatattttgattaataatGCTGGTATCAATAATCGTTTCCCGTTCGACGAGTTTCCTCAGGACAAATTCGACGAAGTTTTGAGAGTTAACTTGAATATCCCTGTTAAGCTTACGAAGGCAATCGGATGTAAGATGTTAGAAACTAAAACTAAAGGGAAGATTGTGTTCACAGCTTCATTATGTTCATTTCAAGGAGGAGTTGACTCTACCGCGTATGCGATTACTAAGGGGGGTATAAAGCAATTCACTGCAGCTCTCTCGAATGACTGGTCCCTGAAAGGTATTAGAGTGAATTCAATTGCTCCGGGATACATTTCTACTAACCTTACAGAGCAAATTGATCCAAAGCGACGCGAAACACTTATCTCTCGTATTCCTATCGGAAGATGGGGTAATATGGATGATTTCCAAGGCCCTGCTGTTTTCTTGTGTTCTGAAGCCAGTAGATACGTTACTGGTGAAACATTGGTCGTAGATGGTGGATGGTTAGGTTATTAG